In Clostridium sp. DL-VIII, the following proteins share a genomic window:
- a CDS encoding glycosyltransferase has translation MKKHFTLYWPGLQNFHLTKDVGLIPYVFQKHLNYEVSILCDKNEEHYDESLTKDINLNFMDDENSVTALLKKTDTLMFIGLYDFNLNMMERFRSINPNGKIYLKLDLNRYWLSRITFNERMINLLNNNIMVSVESKNLKKIIDDTWPIKVEHIPNGFYDFFNSSLIKYSDKDNIILTVGRLGAYEKATEILMEAFKIASEKLPDWKLKLVGPIEPGFDKYIDNYLYHYYPHLQSKVVFAGPIYDRKLLMKEYEKSKVFCLTSRVEAFAQVFGEAAFNGNYIISSDVDGALDITADKKYGDIFPINNFEALGGKLISICSNEEILQQVCNDIQINTRNNFDWIKICEKINSFF, from the coding sequence ATGAAAAAACATTTTACTTTATATTGGCCTGGTCTACAGAATTTTCATCTTACGAAAGATGTTGGCTTAATTCCTTATGTTTTTCAAAAACATTTAAATTATGAAGTTTCTATTTTATGTGACAAAAACGAAGAGCATTATGACGAATCATTAACCAAAGACATTAATCTTAATTTTATGGACGATGAAAATTCAGTAACTGCATTATTGAAAAAAACTGATACACTCATGTTTATTGGTCTTTATGATTTCAACTTAAATATGATGGAAAGATTTCGCTCAATCAACCCTAATGGAAAAATCTACTTAAAATTAGACTTAAATAGATATTGGTTAAGCAGAATAACCTTTAATGAGCGTATGATTAACTTATTAAATAATAATATTATGGTTTCTGTAGAATCCAAAAATCTTAAAAAAATAATTGATGACACCTGGCCCATAAAAGTAGAGCATATACCTAATGGCTTTTATGATTTCTTTAATAGTTCTCTGATAAAATATAGCGATAAAGATAATATCATATTAACAGTTGGCAGATTAGGTGCTTATGAAAAAGCTACTGAAATTTTAATGGAAGCCTTTAAAATAGCTTCTGAAAAACTTCCTGATTGGAAACTAAAATTAGTAGGTCCAATAGAACCAGGTTTTGATAAATATATTGACAATTACTTATATCATTACTACCCTCACCTACAAAGTAAAGTTGTCTTTGCAGGGCCTATTTATGATAGAAAATTGCTTATGAAGGAATATGAAAAATCGAAAGTATTTTGCTTAACATCAAGGGTTGAAGCCTTTGCCCAAGTATTCGGAGAAGCAGCCTTTAATGGAAATTATATTATATCTTCTGATGTAGATGGAGCATTAGATATTACAGCTGATAAAAAATATGGAGATATTTTTCCTATAAATAATTTTGAAGCTCTCGGAGGAAAGCTCATCTCAATTTGCTCTAATGAAGAAATTCTTCAACAAGTATGTAACGATATTCAAATTAATACACGAAATAATTTTGATTGGATAAAAATCTGTGAAAAAATAAATTCCTTTTTTTAA
- the gvpA gene encoding gas vesicle structural protein GvpA encodes MKKAIDSSSLAEVIDRILDKGIVIDVWARVSLVGIELLAIEARVVIASVHTWLVYADAVGLLKPHHYEEEALA; translated from the coding sequence ATGAAAAAGGCAATAGATAGTTCAAGTCTTGCAGAGGTAATCGATAGAATATTGGATAAAGGAATAGTTATTGATGTTTGGGCAAGAGTATCTTTAGTTGGTATAGAATTATTAGCTATAGAAGCAAGAGTAGTAATAGCAAGCGTTCATACTTGGCTAGTTTATGCTGATGCTGTAGGCTTATTGAAACCACATCATTATGAAGAAGAAGCTCTTGCATAA
- a CDS encoding DUF4489 domain-containing protein, producing MNSMSKYHDDCCRKDPCHHEECKKEPCCHEEPCCHEESCPTLIRCSQPGSVTIPATTVLGTVFPLTSLTVNTSCVKNPCIKLEFSSNLIATVAFTGTLNFQVFKQCRGQFTPVPIGPSYQFNLVALLSSQTFSFFVCDCDSCSCDDCCTYTVTATVTSAVTVGTLSINNASLGAIVACGTGSCC from the coding sequence ATGAATTCAATGTCAAAATATCATGATGACTGCTGTAGAAAAGACCCTTGTCATCATGAAGAATGCAAAAAAGAACCTTGTTGCCATGAGGAACCTTGTTGTCATGAAGAATCTTGTCCAACATTAATAAGATGTAGTCAACCTGGCTCAGTAACAATCCCAGCAACTACAGTTTTAGGAACAGTTTTTCCTCTTACTTCACTTACTGTAAATACTTCTTGCGTAAAGAATCCTTGTATAAAACTAGAATTTTCAAGTAATCTTATTGCTACAGTTGCTTTTACAGGAACTTTAAACTTCCAAGTATTTAAACAATGTAGAGGTCAATTCACTCCAGTTCCTATTGGACCTTCATATCAATTTAACTTAGTAGCATTACTTTCATCTCAAACATTCTCTTTCTTTGTTTGTGATTGCGATTCTTGTTCTTGTGATGATTGCTGCACCTATACTGTAACTGCAACTGTTACTAGTGCTGTTACTGTTGGTACTTTAAGTATTAATAATGCATCTTTAGGCGCAATAGTAGCTTGTGGAACAGGTTCATGCTGCTAA
- a CDS encoding DNRLRE domain-containing protein, producing the protein MASVILNPTADAYISLLNPNTNFGFSSLLFTGRFVQPNDLFRSLLKFDLTGSVPSGSSIANASLNLFVFRKDLPDAVLSPQTVSVFTNASDFSESTVTWNNSPAINPTIYSINVTDADVGRYISIDITNLVIDWANNPATNFGVTLTGIENVIDTIIGYLSKEWAIETQRPFLSIEFQSGITGPTGSTGPTGPTGPTGPTGATGPTGATGETGPAGNTGSAVTGATGPTGVTGPTGVTGPTGPTGATGVTGPTGDTGDTGPTGDTGVTGPTGDTGVTGPTGDTGVTGPTGDTGDTGVTGPTGDTGVTGDTGVTGPTGDTGVTGPTGDTGVTGPTGDTGVTGPTGDTGVTGPTGDTGVTGPTGDTGVTGPTGDTGVTGPTGDTGVTGPTGDTGVTGPTGDTGVTGPTGDTGDTGVTGPTGDTGVTGPTGDTGDTGVTGPTGDTGVTGPTGDTGVTGPTGDTGVTGPTGDTGVTGPTGDTGVTGPTGDTGVTGPTGDTGVTGPTGDTGVTGPTGDTGVTGPTGDTGVTGPTGDTGVTGPTGDTGATGLTGDTGATGPTGDTGATGATGAGLAADGYVYELATIADSTVVGGADVPFSNNGPLSGVTHTPGTTTITVTSAGVYEINYGISITAGVGSQIAIAVNGTVDASTPITALVATGELFGSAILTLAAGDVITLRNNSATPLVMTLAPGVGSQLTIKKLD; encoded by the coding sequence ATGGCTAGCGTAATTCTTAATCCCACCGCAGATGCATATATATCATTGTTAAATCCCAACACAAACTTCGGATTTTCAAGTCTTCTATTTACAGGAAGATTTGTTCAGCCTAATGACTTATTCAGAAGTTTATTAAAATTCGATTTAACTGGTTCTGTTCCGTCCGGAAGTTCTATAGCAAACGCTTCTTTAAATTTATTCGTTTTTAGAAAAGATCTTCCTGATGCTGTTTTGTCTCCACAAACTGTCAGCGTATTTACAAATGCAAGCGACTTTTCTGAAAGTACAGTTACGTGGAATAATTCACCAGCAATAAATCCGACAATTTATTCTATAAATGTAACTGATGCAGATGTTGGTAGGTATATAAGTATTGATATAACTAATTTAGTAATAGATTGGGCAAACAACCCAGCAACAAATTTTGGTGTAACATTAACTGGTATTGAAAATGTAATTGATACAATTATAGGTTACCTTTCAAAAGAGTGGGCAATTGAAACACAAAGACCATTCCTTAGCATAGAATTTCAATCTGGAATAACAGGCCCTACTGGTTCCACCGGACCTACTGGTCCTACTGGCCCTACCGGACCTACTGGTGCCACTGGCCCTACTGGTGCAACTGGAGAAACTGGACCCGCAGGAAATACTGGCAGCGCAGTTACTGGTGCTACTGGACCTACTGGTGTAACAGGTCCTACTGGCGTTACAGGTCCTACTGGACCTACTGGTGCTACTGGTGTAACAGGTCCTACTGGTGATACTGGCGATACTGGTCCTACTGGTGATACTGGCGTTACAGGTCCTACTGGTGATACTGGCGTTACTGGCCCTACTGGTGATACTGGCGTTACTGGCCCTACTGGTGATACTGGTGATACTGGTGTTACAGGCCCTACCGGTGATACTGGCGTTACTGGTGATACTGGTGTTACTGGTCCTACCGGTGATACTGGCGTTACTGGCCCTACTGGTGATACTGGCGTTACTGGCCCTACTGGTGATACTGGCGTTACTGGCCCTACTGGTGATACTGGCGTTACTGGCCCTACTGGTGATACTGGTGTTACAGGCCCTACAGGTGATACTGGCGTTACTGGCCCTACTGGTGATACTGGTGTTACAGGTCCTACCGGTGATACTGGCGTTACTGGTCCTACTGGCGATACTGGTGTTACAGGACCTACCGGTGATACTGGTGTTACAGGCCCTACCGGTGATACTGGCGATACTGGTGTTACAGGACCTACTGGCGATACTGGTGTTACAGGACCTACCGGTGATACTGGCGATACTGGTGTTACAGGACCTACTGGCGATACTGGTGTTACAGGACCTACCGGTGATACTGGTGTTACAGGACCTACCGGTGATACTGGTGTTACAGGACCTACCGGTGATACTGGTGTTACAGGACCTACTGGCGATACTGGCGTTACAGGACCTACCGGTGATACTGGTGTTACAGGCCCTACCGGTGATACTGGCGTTACTGGTCCTACTGGCGATACTGGTGTTACAGGACCTACCGGTGATACTGGTGTTACAGGCCCTACCGGTGATACTGGTGTTACAGGACCTACTGGCGATACTGGTGTTACAGGACCTACCGGTGATACTGGTGCTACAGGTCTTACCGGTGATACTGGTGCTACAGGTCCTACTGGCGATACCGGTGCTACTGGTGCTACTGGTGCTGGTTTAGCAGCAGATGGTTATGTATATGAACTTGCAACAATAGCCGATTCAACTGTTGTTGGTGGTGCAGACGTTCCATTCTCTAACAATGGACCATTAAGTGGGGTAACTCATACACCAGGTACCACTACTATTACCGTAACAAGTGCTGGCGTTTATGAAATCAATTATGGTATAAGTATAACAGCAGGTGTTGGTTCACAAATTGCAATTGCTGTAAATGGTACTGTTGATGCATCTACTCCTATAACAGCTTTAGTTGCTACTGGTGAATTATTCGGAAGTGCTATATTAACTCTTGCTGCCGGAGATGTCATCACTTTAAGAAATAACTCAGCAACTCCTTTAGTAATGACATTAGCCCCAGGTGTTGGTTCTCAGTTGACTATTAAGAAATTAGATTAG
- a CDS encoding glycosyltransferase produces MFQNRKTSIIILTYNNLNYNRICLESIRKYTTSGTYEIIIVDNNSNDGTREWLKQQTDIKLILNDENLGFPKGCNLGIDIAEKDNDILVLNNDTKVTPRWLDNLKICLYSDERIGAAASITNNCSNYQAISVPYTDIENMIDFADKNNISNSEKWEEKSRLVAFCMLIKREVINKIGTFDERFTPGNFEDDDLCMRIIEAGYKLMVCNDSFIHHFGSTSFKENYTKFSNILKTNAHKFEAKWGFNSNSQSLLKFDIISRINEPREKKLNILEFNCGLGSTLLKLKYMHPNSMLYGIEPNKNIARICEKIIETTTEDFEENYTMNFKESKLGFFDYIIIGNKLQFSKDPWKLLTELKKFLKPTGYIIATIPNLMHYSVIKGLLKGSFMYNNDSILNPHYTKFFTLPDIQKIFEECGYVNPYIFHYSKEISQEDDIFLDRICDIVGSNMKGFFMSYQYVAKFQNNNSI; encoded by the coding sequence ATGTTTCAAAATAGGAAAACTTCAATAATAATACTAACTTATAACAATCTTAATTATAATCGTATATGCCTTGAGAGTATAAGAAAATATACAACTTCTGGCACCTATGAGATAATTATTGTGGATAACAATTCTAATGATGGAACTAGAGAATGGCTTAAACAACAAACTGATATCAAACTTATTTTAAATGATGAAAATTTAGGCTTTCCAAAAGGCTGTAATCTTGGAATAGATATTGCTGAAAAAGATAATGATATTTTAGTTTTAAACAACGATACAAAGGTTACACCAAGATGGCTTGATAACCTCAAAATCTGTCTCTATAGTGACGAAAGAATTGGAGCTGCTGCATCCATTACTAATAATTGTTCTAATTACCAAGCAATAAGTGTTCCTTATACAGATATAGAAAATATGATTGATTTTGCAGATAAGAACAATATTTCTAATAGTGAAAAATGGGAAGAAAAATCCAGACTAGTGGCTTTCTGCATGTTAATTAAAAGAGAGGTCATTAACAAGATTGGAACTTTTGACGAAAGGTTTACCCCTGGTAACTTTGAAGATGATGACTTGTGCATGAGAATTATAGAAGCTGGATATAAACTTATGGTTTGTAATGATAGTTTTATACACCACTTCGGCAGCACCTCCTTTAAGGAGAATTATACAAAATTCAGCAACATTTTAAAAACAAATGCTCATAAATTTGAAGCAAAATGGGGTTTTAATTCGAACTCTCAAAGTCTATTAAAATTTGATATTATAAGTCGTATAAACGAACCAAGAGAAAAAAAATTAAATATTCTCGAATTTAACTGTGGCCTTGGTTCTACGCTGCTTAAATTAAAATATATGCATCCTAACTCAATGCTATATGGAATAGAACCAAATAAAAATATAGCCAGAATATGTGAGAAAATAATAGAAACAACAACTGAGGATTTTGAGGAAAACTATACAATGAACTTTAAAGAAAGTAAACTAGGTTTTTTCGACTATATAATTATTGGAAATAAGCTTCAATTTAGTAAAGACCCGTGGAAATTGCTAACTGAGTTAAAAAAGTTTTTAAAACCCACTGGATATATAATAGCTACAATACCAAATCTAATGCATTATTCAGTTATAAAAGGTTTATTAAAAGGAAGCTTTATGTATAACAATGATTCCATATTAAATCCTCATTACACTAAATTTTTCACCTTACCAGATATACAGAAAATATTTGAAGAATGTGGTTATGTAAATCCATATATATTCCATTATTCTAAAGAAATATCTCAAGAAGATGACATTTTTTTAGATCGAATATGCGATATTGTTGGAAGTAATATGAAAGGCTTTTTTATGTCCTATCAGTATGTAGCCAAGTTCCAGAATAATAATTCCATCTAA
- a CDS encoding DUF3343 domain-containing protein — protein sequence MSKGKGMYIDMEAEEYDYIMTFTSHHRAMYMYERLIARKIKVKLVNAPNKINISCTQAIKFRGADIEIVQKELERNNIIQTATFKIIKEGKNETYELVE from the coding sequence TTGAGCAAAGGGAAAGGAATGTATATAGATATGGAAGCAGAGGAATATGATTATATAATGACATTTACATCTCATCATAGGGCAATGTATATGTATGAACGCCTAATTGCTAGAAAGATTAAGGTGAAGCTGGTTAATGCTCCTAATAAAATTAATATCAGTTGTACACAGGCAATAAAATTTAGAGGAGCAGATATAGAAATTGTTCAAAAAGAATTAGAAAGAAACAATATCATTCAAACTGCGACCTTTAAAATTATAAAGGAAGGGAAAAACGAAACCTATGAATTAGTTGAATAA
- the gvpA gene encoding gas vesicle structural protein GvpA: MKKAIDSSSLAEVIDRILEKGIVIDVWARVSLVGIELLAVEARVVIASVRTWLCYADAVGLLKPNHHEDELAVI, translated from the coding sequence ATGAAAAAAGCAATAGACAGTTCGAGTCTTGCAGAAGTAATTGATAGAATACTAGAGAAAGGTATAGTTATTGACGTCTGGGCAAGAGTATCATTAGTAGGAATAGAATTATTAGCTGTAGAAGCTAGAGTAGTAATAGCTAGTGTTCGTACTTGGTTATGCTATGCTGATGCTGTAGGTCTATTGAAACCTAATCATCATGAGGATGAACTTGCAGTTATCTAA
- a CDS encoding HD domain-containing protein yields MKENISLIISEMIKYYAKDPRRVNHFLKVFSFAKSIGKLEKLDEKTQNILEVAAVMHDIGIKLSEEKYNSSAGNYQEIEGPPVAKEMLLKYNFDEAFIDRVCYLIGHHHTYGKIDGVDYQILIEADFLVNVYEDEIKIPQIKSIKEKYFKTKAGIEFLINLYL; encoded by the coding sequence ATGAAAGAAAACATTAGTTTAATTATAAGTGAAATGATAAAATATTATGCAAAAGATCCAAGAAGAGTAAATCATTTTTTAAAGGTATTTTCTTTTGCTAAATCTATTGGAAAATTAGAGAAGCTTGATGAAAAGACTCAAAATATTTTAGAAGTTGCTGCTGTCATGCATGATATAGGCATAAAACTTAGCGAAGAAAAATATAATTCTTCTGCTGGAAATTATCAAGAGATTGAAGGCCCGCCAGTAGCAAAGGAAATGCTTTTAAAATATAATTTTGATGAAGCTTTTATAGATAGGGTATGTTATTTAATTGGACACCATCACACATATGGAAAAATTGATGGAGTCGATTATCAAATATTAATTGAAGCAGATTTTTTAGTTAATGTTTATGAAGATGAGATTAAAATTCCTCAAATTAAAAGCATTAAAGAAAAATATTTTAAAACAAAAGCAGGAATAGAATTTTTAATTAATTTATACTTATAA